One window of Ignavibacteria bacterium genomic DNA carries:
- a CDS encoding type III pantothenate kinase, translating into MFLAIDTGNTHTTFGVFDKEKLVTTFRLATNFVCDEKIFKEFLRDTLESLNFKLRDFKNVGISSVVPRADKILALVTENIFQCAPLFISPEMDLGFSLLVDNPSEVGADRICNVAAGFKKYGGPLVIIDFGTATTYDVVSKDGNFIGGVIAPGVKTSAQALFDLAAKLPEVELNFPGKVIGTNTIHNMQSGIMNAALDSMEGMIKRISDEIGIQPKVIATGGFSKTIFPHTKIINALEFDLVLEGIKILFEKSLIRTGK; encoded by the coding sequence ATGTTTTTAGCAATTGATACAGGCAATACTCATACTACCTTTGGAGTATTTGATAAGGAAAAATTAGTAACAACTTTTAGACTTGCGACAAACTTTGTTTGTGACGAAAAGATCTTCAAAGAGTTTTTAAGGGATACTTTAGAATCTTTGAATTTTAAGCTGAGAGATTTCAAAAATGTTGGGATATCATCAGTTGTCCCAAGAGCTGACAAAATTTTGGCACTTGTCACAGAAAATATTTTCCAGTGTGCCCCATTGTTTATCTCACCTGAGATGGATTTGGGCTTCAGTCTTTTAGTCGATAATCCAAGTGAAGTCGGTGCGGACAGAATTTGCAATGTTGCAGCTGGATTCAAAAAATATGGCGGACCATTAGTTATAATCGACTTCGGCACTGCTACTACTTATGATGTAGTTTCAAAAGATGGGAATTTCATTGGAGGCGTGATTGCGCCAGGTGTAAAAACTTCAGCTCAAGCACTTTTCGATCTTGCAGCAAAATTACCTGAAGTGGAGTTGAATTTTCCGGGTAAAGTTATTGGAACCAATACAATTCATAATATGCAATCGGGAATAATGAATGCAGCACTCGATTCGATGGAAGGAATGATCAAGCGAATTTCGGATGAAATTGGAATTCAACCAAAAGTCATAGCAACTGGCGGATTTTCTAAGACGATTTTTCCGCATACAAAAATTATCAATGCCCTTGAATTTGATCTAGTTTTGGAAGGAATAAAGATTCTTTTTGAGAAGTCTCTAATTAGAACAGGTAAATAA
- a CDS encoding PH domain-containing protein gives MEEIIRPHQKLIAKYLWILITISISILITAAIIHFIIAVAEGDMRVPPYLWMVGLIICVLLLGIGYPISILWVKNLSYIIREDRVSIYKGILTKTQQNIPFRAVTDFALQRTLYDRFLEIGSIQIQTAGQKMNSTSSYEGVLSGLVEYEKYHNQMREKIKVLHPISEALGTNEPGTSGVDNIFKDILNELKAIRKNTGK, from the coding sequence GTGGAAGAAATAATTAGACCGCATCAAAAACTAATCGCAAAATATCTTTGGATCTTAATCACAATTTCAATTTCAATTTTAATCACTGCCGCGATTATTCATTTCATCATTGCGGTTGCAGAAGGTGATATGCGTGTTCCTCCATATCTTTGGATGGTTGGATTAATAATTTGTGTATTGCTTCTTGGGATTGGCTATCCAATTTCAATTCTTTGGGTGAAAAATCTGTCTTATATTATTCGTGAAGATAGAGTAAGCATCTACAAAGGGATTCTTACTAAAACTCAACAAAATATTCCTTTCAGAGCTGTGACCGATTTTGCATTGCAAAGAACTTTGTACGATCGGTTTCTTGAGATTGGTTCGATCCAAATCCAGACCGCAGGGCAAAAAATGAATTCAACGTCAAGCTACGAAGGCGTTTTAAGCGGATTGGTTGAATACGAGAAATATCACAATCAAATGCGAGAAAAGATTAAAGTCCTACATCCAATTTCTGAAGCATTAGGAACTAATGAACCTGGAACATCTGGAGTTGATAACATTTTCAAAGATATACTCAATGAATTGAAGGCGATTAGAAAAAACACTGGGAAGTGA
- a CDS encoding cysteine desulfurase: protein MLMKNKVYLDYAATTPIDEEVLDVMLPYLKEKFGNASSIHQFGQVTRAAIESSRDTICKILRAKPNEIYFTSGGTEAINLALFGSANAIRKESGKNHIITSAAEHHATLEVCEKLEKSGFEVSYIHPTENGNIDVVKIENEIKPTTVLISLMHINNEVGSVNDLNQIINTCKKHSIILHIDSVQSFAKYDIDLSNLEIDLLSASSHKVFGPKGAGLLFIRQGTPIEPILYGGSQERKRRGGTENTPAIVGFSKAAEIFYKNRTENFNHVSKIKNSFMELIKSFDIDILLNSPANECSPYILNLSINPERYSINSDSLIMNLDMNGIAVSSGSACTSGVMESSHVLKAMNLPKERAERALRFSFSRYTTIEEIEKALQELKEILSKSKTK from the coding sequence ATGTTAATGAAGAATAAAGTATATCTTGATTACGCGGCGACTACTCCAATTGATGAAGAAGTTTTGGATGTTATGCTCCCCTATCTCAAAGAAAAATTTGGAAACGCATCTTCTATTCATCAGTTTGGGCAGGTTACCAGAGCTGCGATCGAATCATCCAGAGACACAATTTGTAAAATACTTAGAGCAAAGCCGAACGAAATTTATTTTACTTCCGGGGGGACTGAAGCTATTAACCTTGCTCTTTTCGGTTCAGCAAATGCAATTAGAAAAGAATCAGGTAAAAACCACATAATCACTTCTGCAGCTGAGCATCATGCGACTCTCGAAGTTTGTGAAAAGCTTGAAAAATCTGGTTTTGAAGTGAGCTATATTCATCCAACTGAAAATGGAAACATTGATGTTGTAAAAATCGAGAATGAAATTAAACCGACTACCGTACTGATCTCTTTAATGCACATCAATAATGAGGTCGGATCTGTCAACGACCTCAATCAAATAATAAATACATGCAAAAAACATTCGATCATATTGCACATAGATTCGGTTCAAAGTTTTGCTAAATATGATATTGATTTGTCGAATCTAGAGATTGATCTTCTGTCAGCATCCAGCCACAAAGTATTCGGTCCAAAAGGAGCCGGATTGCTTTTCATCAGGCAGGGAACTCCAATCGAACCCATCCTTTACGGAGGTTCTCAAGAACGGAAACGAAGAGGAGGCACTGAGAATACTCCCGCGATCGTGGGATTTAGCAAAGCAGCAGAAATCTTTTATAAGAATCGAACCGAAAACTTCAATCATGTTAGCAAAATAAAAAACAGTTTCATGGAACTTATAAAATCATTTGACATTGATATCCTGCTTAACTCACCAGCCAATGAATGTTCCCCGTATATTTTAAATCTCTCTATAAATCCGGAAAGGTATTCAATTAATTCGGATTCATTAATAATGAATCTCGACATGAATGGGATTGCTGTATCTAGCGGTTCAGCTTGTACGAGTGGTGTGATGGAGTCATCTCACGTTCTCAAAGCTATGAATTTACCAAAAGAAAGAGCAGAGCGAGCTCTACGATTTTCATTCAGCCGATACACAACAATTGAAGAAATCGAAAAAGCGTTACAAGAATTGAAAGAAATTCTTTCCAAGTCAAAGACTAAATAA
- a CDS encoding VOC family protein — MPRVIHFEVHAENPERAAEFYRNVFDWKINKWEGPVKYWLIETGREAIPGINGGIIERRGEIDGQAVIAYVCTIDVPDIDEYAKRVEANKGLIVVPKNAIPGVGWLVYCKDTEGNIFGILQDDRNAK, encoded by the coding sequence ATGCCAAGAGTAATTCATTTTGAAGTACATGCAGAAAATCCTGAGAGAGCTGCAGAGTTTTACAGAAATGTGTTTGATTGGAAAATCAATAAATGGGAAGGTCCGGTTAAATACTGGTTGATTGAAACTGGTAGAGAAGCCATTCCAGGGATAAATGGCGGTATTATCGAACGCAGAGGTGAAATCGATGGACAAGCAGTTATCGCATATGTTTGTACTATCGATGTTCCGGATATTGATGAATACGCAAAACGAGTTGAAGCAAATAAAGGATTGATAGTCGTTCCAAAGAATGCAATTCCCGGAGTCGGCTGGCTAGTTTACTGTAAAGATACTGAAGGAAATATTTTCGGTATCCTGCAAGATGATAGAAATGCAAAATAG
- a CDS encoding Hsp20/alpha crystallin family protein yields MTLIRFNPFRELDSVQDRMRNFFDDFPTSLNMDVSSNFNPRVDISDDEKTVFVNVELPGIDKKDVKISVHENNILTIKGEKKTELKDEKKNFYRMERTYGSFCRTVALPAEVNADKTKAKYENGILNVELPKLEPAPKAEKMIEIN; encoded by the coding sequence ATGACATTAATAAGATTTAACCCATTTAGAGAATTAGATTCAGTCCAAGACAGAATGAGAAACTTTTTTGACGATTTTCCAACTTCACTCAATATGGATGTTTCGTCAAACTTCAATCCACGAGTCGATATTTCTGATGACGAAAAAACTGTATTCGTAAATGTAGAACTTCCCGGAATTGATAAAAAGGATGTTAAAATTTCTGTTCACGAAAATAACATCTTAACAATCAAGGGAGAGAAGAAAACTGAACTCAAAGATGAAAAGAAAAATTTCTACCGCATGGAAAGAACTTATGGTTCATTCTGCCGAACAGTGGCTTTGCCGGCAGAAGTAAATGCAGATAAGACAAAAGCCAAGTATGAGAATGGAATATTAAATGTCGAATTGCCGAAACTCGAACCTGCTCCTAAAGCAGAAAAGATGATCGAGATTAACTAA
- a CDS encoding DASS family sodium-coupled anion symporter — protein MDIEQSNNLSISRLEKITRTIGLFLGPICFLVVMLLDPPQAFVELAKNSLPVNASAEDIHTLVYGTKVTFALLLLMVFWWTTEAVPIPITALMPGLILPLFHVYGSSNEKLYAFTGKAILSNYAHPIIFLFLSGFLLAAAMQKWSLDKRLTLFILSRGNLANNSKLVLLGMMTVSATLSMWISNTATTAMLLPLGLGIIAESGASKSDSNFGKSIMLGIAYAASIGGVGTIIGSPPNGICVSILSASKIAEINFLDWMKFGIPFVILFIPIAWLILIKVFPPEIEKLKGGREMILEQKNQLGELNRGERMTIAVFSIVVFLWVINPFWDILLPENISAKLLWFDESLIAMFGAILLFLFPVDWKEKKFILEWSDSKVVDWGTLLLFGGGIALSDAMFRTGLAGWIANSTVSIVGTPSAILLILIIVPLTVILSEITSNTAQITMMMPVLISIAYGTGVDPLAITIAATVATSMGFMLPVATPPNALVYGSGYIRMKDMIKVGSILDVLGWIFSIFAVVIFANVIFGIIKL, from the coding sequence ATGGATATCGAACAATCGAATAACCTTTCAATTTCCAGATTGGAAAAAATAACGAGAACAATCGGATTGTTTCTGGGTCCGATTTGTTTTCTCGTAGTCATGCTTCTTGATCCTCCACAGGCATTCGTTGAATTGGCGAAAAACTCCTTACCTGTCAATGCATCAGCCGAAGATATTCACACTTTAGTTTACGGAACAAAGGTTACTTTTGCACTTCTACTTCTAATGGTCTTTTGGTGGACTACGGAAGCAGTTCCAATTCCAATCACCGCACTCATGCCTGGATTAATTCTTCCTTTGTTTCATGTTTATGGTTCTTCGAATGAAAAGCTTTATGCATTTACTGGTAAAGCGATCCTCTCTAATTATGCTCATCCAATTATTTTTCTTTTCCTAAGTGGATTTCTCCTCGCAGCGGCTATGCAAAAATGGTCGCTCGATAAGCGCCTAACTCTATTTATCCTCTCGCGTGGAAATCTGGCGAACAATTCAAAATTAGTTCTCCTTGGAATGATGACAGTCTCTGCAACACTTTCAATGTGGATTTCAAACACAGCAACAACAGCAATGCTGCTTCCATTGGGATTGGGAATAATTGCAGAGTCTGGCGCCAGCAAATCAGATTCGAATTTCGGCAAATCAATAATGCTTGGAATTGCATACGCTGCCTCCATCGGAGGTGTAGGAACGATAATAGGATCACCACCGAATGGCATTTGTGTTTCTATTTTGAGTGCATCAAAAATCGCTGAAATAAATTTTCTTGATTGGATGAAATTCGGAATCCCATTTGTAATTCTTTTCATTCCAATCGCCTGGTTGATCTTGATAAAAGTTTTCCCTCCTGAAATAGAAAAACTCAAAGGCGGGAGAGAGATGATACTCGAGCAGAAAAACCAGCTTGGGGAATTGAATCGTGGTGAAAGAATGACAATTGCAGTTTTTTCAATTGTCGTTTTTCTCTGGGTAATAAATCCATTTTGGGACATTTTACTGCCGGAAAATATTTCTGCAAAACTTTTATGGTTTGATGAGAGTCTAATAGCTATGTTCGGCGCAATTCTGCTGTTTCTGTTTCCAGTTGATTGGAAGGAAAAGAAGTTCATTCTCGAATGGTCAGATTCAAAAGTGGTGGACTGGGGAACACTTCTTCTATTTGGAGGAGGAATCGCTCTGTCGGATGCGATGTTCAGAACTGGTTTAGCAGGTTGGATTGCAAACTCAACCGTTTCGATAGTTGGCACTCCTTCTGCAATCTTATTAATCCTAATAATTGTACCGCTCACAGTAATCTTATCAGAGATCACTTCAAACACTGCACAGATTACTATGATGATGCCGGTTCTAATATCAATTGCATATGGAACTGGAGTTGATCCATTGGCAATAACAATTGCTGCCACTGTGGCAACATCAATGGGTTTTATGCTCCCTGTCGCAACTCCGCCAAATGCGCTTGTTTACGGTTCAGGCTACATCAGAATGAAAGATATGATTAAGGTAGGTTCAATATTGGATGTACTCGGATGGATTTTTTCTATTTTCGCTGTCGTAATTTTTGCAAATGTGATTTTTGGAATTATCAAGTTGTAA
- a CDS encoding DNA alkylation repair protein, with protein sequence MKNKIEEVKKRLRQFARKDNANTLQRFFKTGPGEYGEGDIFIGVMVPQIRLTAKEFSDLSLSDLRRLISSEIHEERLTALLILVHQYKKGDESHKEKIYNFYFRSKKHINNWDLIDLTAEHIVGAYLLDKDKSILYDLAKSENLWGRRISMLSCFHYIKKESFETALEISEILLNDEHDLIQKAVGWMLREIGKRDLETEERFLKKHYKHMPRTMLRYAIEKFPEKKRQAYLKGKI encoded by the coding sequence ATGAAAAACAAAATTGAAGAAGTGAAGAAACGCTTGCGGCAATTTGCTCGAAAAGATAACGCGAATACTCTGCAGAGATTTTTTAAAACAGGCCCGGGAGAATACGGTGAAGGAGACATCTTTATTGGTGTAATGGTGCCGCAGATTAGACTAACAGCAAAAGAATTTTCTGATCTTAGTCTATCAGATTTGCGACGATTGATATCTTCAGAAATTCATGAAGAACGATTGACTGCACTTTTAATATTAGTACATCAATACAAAAAAGGAGATGAGTCGCATAAGGAAAAAATTTACAATTTCTATTTCCGAAGCAAAAAGCATATTAATAACTGGGATCTGATTGACCTGACTGCCGAACATATTGTCGGAGCTTATCTTTTGGATAAAGATAAAAGCATTCTATACGATTTGGCAAAGTCAGAAAATCTTTGGGGGCGGCGGATATCTATGCTTTCATGTTTTCATTATATAAAAAAAGAATCGTTCGAGACTGCGCTTGAGATTTCTGAAATCCTCCTAAACGATGAACATGATTTAATCCAGAAAGCTGTCGGCTGGATGCTTCGTGAAATTGGGAAAAGAGATTTAGAAACAGAAGAAAGATTTTTGAAAAAACATTACAAACATATGCCCCGCACAATGCTGAGATATGCAATCGAAAAATTCCCCGAAAAAAAACGACAAGCTTACCTGAAGGGAAAAATTTAA
- a CDS encoding biotin--[acetyl-CoA-carboxylase] ligase — protein sequence MFIHQFEYFEEIDSTNTYLLKKKNLIDKTLVLAEFQSKGKGRLERKWLANAYENLTFSIGLIPKLRANELGYLNFCTSVSIAEAIEEISNCKVETKWPNDLLLDGKKFCGTLIESQFETDRVVKSVIGIGLNVNQTIFQDEFKDRTTSLRLFFNKIFTREEVLFSIIQNFLKNYSHLLENIDSLMRKWEMRCKSLGKQITLTDNKNIFSGIFAGVEMDGSLILNQNGKFIRLFSGDVTVIKE from the coding sequence ATGTTCATCCATCAATTTGAGTACTTTGAGGAAATCGATTCGACTAACACTTACCTTCTAAAGAAAAAAAACTTAATCGATAAAACTCTGGTTTTAGCTGAATTTCAATCTAAGGGTAAGGGCCGGCTTGAAAGAAAATGGCTTGCTAATGCTTACGAGAATTTAACTTTTTCAATTGGATTGATTCCAAAATTACGAGCAAATGAACTTGGTTATTTAAATTTTTGCACTTCGGTCTCAATAGCAGAAGCGATTGAAGAAATTTCAAACTGCAAAGTAGAAACAAAGTGGCCCAATGATTTACTTTTAGATGGAAAAAAATTCTGCGGGACTCTGATTGAATCCCAATTCGAAACTGACCGTGTAGTAAAAAGTGTGATTGGAATTGGATTAAATGTTAATCAAACGATCTTTCAAGATGAATTTAAGGATAGAACAACATCTCTGCGGTTATTCTTTAATAAAATTTTTACTCGCGAAGAAGTTTTGTTTTCAATCATACAAAATTTTTTAAAAAACTATTCACATTTACTAGAAAATATCGATAGTTTAATGCGAAAATGGGAAATGAGATGCAAGAGTCTTGGGAAACAAATCACACTAACAGATAACAAAAATATTTTTTCTGGGATATTTGCGGGAGTTGAAATGGATGGCTCGCTTATTTTAAATCAGAATGGTAAATTTATCAGGTTATTTTCAGGCGATGTAACCGTAATTAAGGAGTAA